The following coding sequences lie in one Syngnathus scovelli strain Florida chromosome 1, RoL_Ssco_1.2, whole genome shotgun sequence genomic window:
- the si:dkey-33c12.4 gene encoding uncharacterized protein si:dkey-33c12.4, protein MDFNRMQPFRTYKNGVSSDPYDYQDEVDGSNPVALASRHMYDYLNFYYCDREVMAEIEDNDDEWLPKQEGIIEKAEKKRLKKKKRKERKRQEKMEKEKENTATSGLQQSTAEENLAVGDESQDGAETRFEVGAEAGTLAEELDLTSCFVSQTAQRIQHKFGAKPEKGKKKSPNQAQLPKESHNDIKKEVSADSSVLTDHVERSKRLATQGNECARDGRYDLAVDFFTEAIQYNPTEMRLFGNRAFCLEKLQDYEKALADAELCLKMSPNWIKGLFRKGRALAGLKRYEEAAQAFQGVLKLDPSCAEAAQEIMQTQILQLMEYGFTREQSSNALIIHGTVKKARKVLSALKPQIQGPQVLAAPETPMKTRHPGAVHSAYNIQSQEDYHPELFPVWVGNVNSMVTEELFFNMFSKAGSVHSVKLLLKQRCGFVNFTQQECCDNAIRLFHNFKLMGNWIIVRYPDRIPAFGGFSKAAFCSDNFQQNSNGSGVMCSNRQQKKEGLLKK, encoded by the exons ATGG ATTTTAATAGAATGCAGCCATTC cgAACCTATAAAAACGGag TCTCAAGTGATCCATATGATTACCAAGATGAAGTTGATGGCAGTAATCCGGTGGCCCTTGCTTCAAGGCATATGTACGATTATTTAAATTTTTACTACTGCGACCGAGAAGTGATGGCAGAGATCGAAGACAAT GATGATGAATGGTTACCAAAGCAGGAAGGAATCATAGAAAAGGCAGAAAAAAAGCGGCTGAAGAAAAAG AAACGGAAGGAAAGAAAGCGACAAGAGAAAATGGAGAAGGAAAAAGAGAACACC GCTACAAGTGGTTTGCAGCAGTCCACTGCGGAGGAGAATTTGGCGGTTGGCGATGAATCGCAAGACGGTGCGGAGACTCGATTTGAAGTCGGAGCGGAAGCAGGCACGCTAGCTGAG GAACTGGATTTGACAAGTTGTTTTGTGAGTCAAACAGCCCAAAGAATTCAACATAAATTTGGTGCCAAGCCTGAGAAGGGGAAAAAGAAGTCGCCCAACCAAGCACAACTCCCCAAAGAATCCCACAATGACATCAAGAAGGAG GTTTCTGCTGACAGCTCGGTGCTGACCGATCATGTTGAAAGAAGCAAGCGTCTCGCAA CTCAGGGGAATGAATGCGCTCGTGATGGACGTTATGATTTAGCGGTGGATTTTTTTACCGAAGCCATCCAATACAATCCTACGGAAATGAG GTTGTTTGGAAATCGAGCGTTCTGTTTGGAGAAGTTGCAGGACTATGAGAAGGCCCTGGCTGACGCCGAGTTATGCCTCAAAATGTCCCCAAACTGGATTAAAGGCCTCTTTCGCAAGGGGCGGGCTTTAGCCGGTTTAAAG AGATATGAGGAGGCGGCGCAAGCCTTCCAGGGGGTTCTCAAGCTGGATCCCTCTTGTGCTGAGGCGGCTCAGGAAATAATGCAAACGCAGATACTGCAGCTGATG GAGTACGGCTTCACGCGGGAGCAGAGTTCAAATGCCTTAATTATACACGGGACGGTGAAGAAAGCACGCAAGGTGCTGTCTGCATTAAAGCCCCAAATCCAAGGTCCCCAAGTGCTGGCAGCTCCAGAAACCCCCATGAAGACCAGACATCCCGGGGCGGTCCACAGCGCCTACAACATCCAAAGTCAAGAGGATTATCATCC GGAACTGTTTCCAGTGTGGGTGGGCAATGTGAACTCAATGGTAACGGAAGAGCTGTTCTTCAACATGTTCAGCAA GGCGGGTTCAGTTCATAGCGTCAAGCTCCTGCTCAAGCAACGCTGTGGCTTCGTCAACTTTACGCAACAGGAATGCTGTGACAACGCCATTCGATTATTTCAT AACTTCAAACTGATGGGGAACTGGATCATTGTTCGATACCCCGACAGAATCCCCGCCTTCGGGGGCTTCTCCAAGGCGGCCTTCTGCAGTGACAATTTCCA GCAGAATTCAAACGGAAGCGGCGTCATGTGCTCCAATAGACAACAAAAGAAGGAAggccttttaaaaaaatga